The following are encoded together in the Coffea arabica cultivar ET-39 chromosome 1c, Coffea Arabica ET-39 HiFi, whole genome shotgun sequence genome:
- the LOC113728571 gene encoding ankyrin repeat-containing protein At5g02620-like, translating into MEGMAEKAEQPTTTPRKKMTKQLTGKRDDTALHSAARAGNLKAVWEITHQSSEEELIELLSKQNSAGETALYVAVEYGYLELVKEMIKYYDLAAAGIKARNGFDALHIAAKQGDLDIVKVLMEAHSELSMTVDTANTTALHTAATQGHIEVVNYLLELESSLAAIARSNGKTALHSAARNGHVHVVKALLSKEPGIAPRNDKKGQTALHMAVKGQNLEVVEELIKGDPSLINMVDNKGNTALHIATRKGRAQIVRMLLAQNETDITAVNRSSETALDTAEKTGQADIASILQEHGVQSARTLKPQPTNPARELKQTVSDIKHEVHYQLEHTRQTRKRVQGIAKRLNKMHAEGLNNAINSTTVVAVLIATVAFAAIFTVPGQYVDDPNNIPPGQSLGEANIAPQVPFIIFFVFDSIALFISLAVVVVQTSVVVIESKAKKQMMAIINKLMWLACVLISVAFLALSFVVVGQHERWLAIGVTIIGTTILATTLGTMCYWVIMHRIESSNKRSIRKNSQASRSRSWSMSVLSDSDVLHTDFKKMYAI; encoded by the exons atggagggaaTGGCAGAAAAGGCTGAACAGCCGACCACGACACCCCGGAAAAAGATGACGAAACAATTGACTGGGAAACGCGATGACACTGCATTGCATTCTGCTGCAAGAGCTGGAAATCTTAAAGCAGTATGGGAAATTACCCACCAGTCATCGGAGGAAGAGTTAATAGAATTGTTGTCAAAGCAAAACTCAGCTGGGGAAACGGCATTATATGTTGCCGTGGAATATGGTTATCTAGAGTTAGTGAAGGAGATGATTAAGTACTATGATCTTGCGGCCGCCGGGATCAAAGCAAGGAATGGTTTTGATGCACTACATATAGCCGCCAAACAAGGGGATTTGG ATATCGTGAAGGTCCTAATGGAGGCTCATTCAGAGCTTTCCATGACAGTTGATACTGCAAACACTACAGCTCTGCATACTGCTGCAACTCAAGGCCACATTGAAGTGGTAAATTATCTATTGGAGCTGGAGAGTAGCCTTGCTGCTATAGCTAGAAGTAATGGGAAGACTGCCTTGCATTCTGCAGCAAGAAATGGGCATGTGCACGTTGTGAAGGCCCTTTTGAGTAAGGAGCCTGGAATTGCTCCACGAAATGATAAGAAGGGACAGACTGCACTTCACATGGCAGTCAAAGGACAAAATCTTGAAGTGGTGGAGGAACTGATTAAAGGAGATCCTTCACTGATAAATATGGTTGATAATAAGGGCAATACTGCGTTGCATATAGCCACAAGGAAAGGGAGGGCACAG ATAGTTCGGATGCTTCTGGCACAGAACGAAACCGACATAACAGCTGTAAATAGGTCTAGTGAAACAGCCCTCGACACTGCAGAGAAAACAGGGCAAGCTGATATTGCATCCATCTTGCAGGAGCATGGTGTTCAGAGCGCCCGGACGCTCAAGCCCCAACCAACAAATCCAGCAAGAGAGTTGAAGCAAACCGTGAGTGACATAAAACATGAAGTGCACTACCAGTTAGAACATACCCGTCAAACCAGGAAACGCGTGCAAGGCATTGCCAAGCGCCTTAACAAGATGCACGCTGAAGGTCTTAACAATGCAATCAATTCCACGACGGTTGTAGCGGTGCTCATTGCTACTGTGGCCTTTGCAGCCATTTTTACCGTCCCTGGCCAATATGTGGACGACCCTAACAATATCCCACCTGGCCAATCGCTTGGGGAAGCTAATATTGCACCCCAAGTCCCCTTCATAATCTTTTTTGTCTTCGACTCAATTGCCCTTTTCATTTCTCTTGCTGTTGTGGTTGTCCAAACCTCAGTGGTCGTTATAGAGAGCAAGGCAAAGAAGCAGATGATGGCTATCATAAACAAGCTTATGTGGTTAGCTTGTGTGCTCATTTCAGTGGCTTTCTTGGCACTGTCATTTGTCGTAGTTGGCCAGCATGAGAGGTGGCTGGCAATTGGAGTGACTATTATAGGAACCACAATTTTGGCTACCACGCTGGGCACGATGTGTTATTGGGTGATTATGCACCGGATAGAGAGCTCAAACAAGAGGAGCATCCGAAAGAACTCTCAGGCCAGCAGATCAAGGTCTTGGTCCATGTCAGTTTTATCAGATTCAGATGTTCTTCATACTGACTTTAAGAAGATGTATGCAATTTAA